From the Argentina anserina chromosome 3, drPotAnse1.1, whole genome shotgun sequence genome, the window GTTgtggtatatatagaggctatCACGTATTAATAATACATTAATACCAGTGGCGGACCCAGGGTTTGAACCTAGGGTGGACTTAAGTTTGcccatataaaaaaaacttcgGGAGAAAATTCATTAATTGGAAAGAAGAGATACACATAAAAATGGAGGATATAAAGTCTTACCCctcaaatgaaatgaaaaaaaataaactagCTAAATTTAACTCTACGGTTCCATAAAGCTTTAAACTCATGTATGATCTCCTCATTGTTAATAGCCTCAGCATACTCTTTCTCAATATGAAGTACCAAACAATCACCAAGATACTCATCTTCCATCTTGTTTCTTAGTCTATTCTTAACAATATTCATAGCTGAGAATGCCCTTTCAGTGGTTGTTGTAGACACAGGAATAGTCAAAACAAGACTAATCAATCTATGAAGCATAGGGAAAAATTCAGACTTCCTTGTTTGCACCAAGGTGTGGCACAATTCTGCAATGGATTCtaatttcttgaattttggATCACTACGCATATCCTTCTCATAATATGCACACTCCAATTCCAAAGTGCACATTTCACCATCATCAAAATCAGCAGGGTAAAACTTCTTTGCAAGATTGCAaacatctttagttttgaagCTTTTGAAATCATCACGAGGATCCAAGGTTGAACCAAGTATAAGGAGTTCTAATGCTTgttctgagtatcttttgttcAACTCACTCAACTGATAATCAATCAAACCATTGAACAAATCTATACGGTAGTGATGCTCAATTGATATGAAATTCTGTTGTTGGCAATCACGACCTGTTCCGGATTTGTAACGTGCACTCATATCAAGGTCATATTTTTCACAAAAAGATTCAACATCCTTTACCAAATCATCCCAACCTTCTTCTCTCATCTCTTGAAGAAGTGTCTTTGTAAGTCTAACAAAGTTCATTGCTTGCACAAAGTCGAGAGCTTTCCGCTGCAACGTCTGACAAAGAAAATCAGTAACTTTCATGACTTTGTTCATTAGAAGCAAGCAGAACACAAACTCAAAAGATCTCAAAGCTTTAAGAATAGCTTCAGCTTGTCCTTCCACCCTTTGATCAATCATATCATTAAGAGTTTTCTTTGTTGAACTAAACAATTCAACCAAACTCTTAATAGAACGGAAATGTGAGCTCCACTGTGTAACACAAGCTCGCTGTAAAGTACAAATTTGGTTTAGACCACTGCCTGTCTGAAGTTCCCCACAAGCTACAAGATTTgtaatttcttcttttctcacTTCTCTCAATAAAGAATGCCGCTTAGCAGAAGAATCAACAAAATTCACAATAAGACTCAAGGTTTGAAAGAATTGCCAGATCTCATGAACTCCTTGAGCGGTAGCATTCAATGTCAATTGCAAACGGTGAGCATAACAATGCACAAAGTATGCATAAGGACACTCTTCAAGAAATAATGCCTGCAACCCATTATAAATGCCTCTCATATTACTAGCTCCATCATACCCTTGGCCTCTCATGTTTCTCACTTGAAGATTGTACATAGTGAGAACTTTCGAGATCTCATTTTTAAGAGTCTGTGATGTAGTGTTAGGAACACTTAGAATCTTAAAAAATCGTTCTCGAATCAAGCCTTGAGAATCAACAAATCTGAGAATAATTGCCATCTGCTCCTTACCAGAATTGTCTAATGCTTCATCAACAAGAATACAATATGGTGAATGCCCAATCTCCACTCGTATCTTGGTCCTCACTTTATTACCAAGAATATTTAGgagttgcttttgaatttttggACTTGTGTACTTAGCATTTGCCGGAGCATTTAACACAACTCTATCAAGCTCAGGAGTCATTCTTCTAAAGGCTTTTTGAACTTCCTTAAAATATCCTTGATTCAAGGAACTTTCGGATTCATCATGACCTCTAAAAGGAACTCCTTGATTGGCTAACAATCTAACACCCTCTATTGCAGCCTTAAGCCTCAATCGGTTGTCTTCCACATCCTTCAATGACCTTGAATGCAAAACTGCTTCAATCCCCTTAGCGGGGTTTCTTAACGAGTCCCATTTTTGCATTGCAGCATTATGTGCAGAATTAACTCCTCCAACATGCCTCAACAACACATTATCACTTGGGCAAACCCTCTTCCAATTTCTAAACCCATCAACCGTGAAAGCCTTATGTGTATTCTCTTCggtttcaaaaagaaaacatggGAAGCAATAAGCTTTATCATGAGTAATTGAATACTCAAGCCATGGGTTATCCTTGAACCAACTACTCGGAAACTTACGTTGTTGACCCCCTTGTTCGCTATATGGAAATGATAATTCGGGTTGAAATGGACCTAACAAACTATAGGCTTTTCGAATATCATCTCTCATATTTATTGGCTGTTTCCAAATAGGACAACGTAATCCAGGATCACGTTGGAGATCATTGATATTATCTTGTGGTAATGACTCATTATTATCTTGTTGTACTGGCTCAGGAATGGAAGGTTGGAGTGGATCATCAATTTGTGGATTGCATACAGAAGGCTCAGAGATGACATTAGGACTAGATGATTCATTTCTTCTCGAAAACCATGAATCaatatattttcttctcttcggTATATGCTCAGACATTATAATCTAACACCTATACATCAAAACATTGATATTCAATTATTCAGCTAAGTGAACTGACCAACCAATTCATCTAAATatttacatacatatatatatatatatatatattcaattttAGACAATATAATCTAATCACAAAGACACAAACATGAAACATGCAGTCTAAAATCAATTAATCAAACATATAAATTGAGATATTCTGATATTCTCACCTCAATGGAGCTTGCTATCTCATTCAATTATGATATTGCCAACTTGCTTTCCAAAACCCCAACAATTCAagtttgaaagttgaaacctcACTACCACAGCTTTTCAGATTCAATGAAGTCTCTTTCAATCTTAGACAGCCTAATTCATCAATCTATATTAGTATTGAATTGGAAATCTCATGATGCATAATGCAAAACCTCCCCAAATCCCCCAAATTTATTATGAAACCCTAAAAATTCAATTAATCAATTGACATTACTTACATAGAGTGAAAGGAGGGATGACTGGATGAGGGAATGATTGAGTGAGGACTGAACTCACTGAGGCACTGGATCAATTGTTGAGGGACTGAGGGAGGCCGGAGAGCACCAAAGTAATTAAGGAAATAATGATGGAAAACACATAGGATAAGAGAAATGGAAAACACTGAGGTTGGAGAGCACCAGAGTAATTAAGGCCGACTGTGATATATGCTTGtattatatattgatttatTGTTTGAGTGGGTCAGCCGGTCAAGACTTGTAGCTCCTATAGGCCAAGTATAATCATTTTGatagttatatatgtataacattatgaattttttttttgccgtGAGAAGTGGGTGGACTTGAGTCCACTCATCAGTATACATGGGTCCGCCCTTGATTAATACTACTTGACATAATTACAGAAAATAAATCGCAATAATCACAATGCAAACTGTATACACATAGCCTGCTAAATATACTTTAATTAAATATGAACAACTCCCCCATGCAAAACGCAAAGCTAATCTTATGGCCCTCAAGATTGATTTGGAGAAGGCTTATGGTTTTCTTGACTGGAATTATATTAGAGCTTGTCTCCTTAAATTTGGTTCCACCCTACTTGGGTTAATCTTATGATGAACTGTATCAACTCTGTTACTTTCTCCATTTTGGTTAATGGTACTTCTACTGCCCCTTTTAAACATCTTCGAGGAATTAGACAAGGGGATCATCTATCtccttatatatttattctctatCTTGAACCCTTGATCCGACAGCTGACTATTGCTGCAGCCAATACGAAATCACACATAGGAGTTTTAAATTTTCCTCATGGTTATAGGAtttctaatttattttttgctGATGATTGTCTTCTGTTTGGTAGAGCATCTCCTACTGCTACGAGAAATCTCTTCCAACTTTGACCAAGTTTTCTAAAGCCTCTAGCCAACAGATAAACTATTTTAagtctacttttttttttcttcaaatgtTCCTAGCTCTTCTAAGAACTGTATATCTACTATTCTTCAAATTCAATCAAGAATTATTATTGGCAAGTACTTGGgtattaataatattatttgCTAGATGGATTCTCTTAACTCTAAGACATTGTTCTAAAGATGCAAAAAAAGTTTGTAGGTTCGAAAACAAACTTTCTTTCAAGAGGTGGTAGACTTACCTTACTTAAAGGAAATGTTTCAGGTATGCCTAATCATATACTTTCTTGTTTTAAATGTCCTTCTAAACTTGCTACTGATATTGACAAAATTTGTAACGAATCTAAAACCTAAAGCTAAGAAAGAAAGGAATTGAAATGCAAAGTTTGATATTCGATAGCCTGAGTGTCACGGGCCTACTTACTACGCAGCGGAATATGACCCGTGCGGCGCCAAGGTTACCCTTAACAAAGGCCAGCCTAACTCTTCATGCATCCATGATGCCAACTTCTTTTTCTTACTTGTGCGCCTCTCGTGTCATTCCAATCTTTCCAATATACATTCTTTGCTTGTGAGGTTCCCACAAACGAAAGCTACTCACACATGAGTCTCACACTTGTGACTTATCGATCACTTCCCCGTGTCATGGTACTCCCATGCCATCCACTTACCGATCGCTTCCTCGTGTCATGGTACTCCCGTAACACTCGCCCAACCGATAGGCTTCCGCGTCATTCCGGCTAGTGCCAACCCCTTACTAACATGCGTGCACCTTGCACCTTGTAGCAAGCGGCATGACAGTAGGCCGAGACCTTAATGGTCCTCGCTTCCATATATTTGATCGTTCCTTGGAAGCATGCGCACGTTACTTGCCTCCTGAGCATTAATCATCATGCTCACTCGACACATAGGCATCCTTTGTGAACCCCTCACCCACGGGGTATTCATGTGGACAACTCTGCTCTTGGGTGTTAACTTCATGGGCGAGGCTCGCCTCCCACATATCATCTGACATCGTATCCGTCTTGCCAGCATACTCTTTCATAGGTCACTTGCCCGCATCTGCCCACTATAGGCTTCCTTCCTTCTAGCACGGTGTCGCCCGTCCGTGCTTGCTGACAACTCTTTCCTTTGGGCAAGGTCGAACCCCTAACATATGCCCACGTCGCTTTACTCCGTGGCCATTGCGCACCACAGGGTTCCGACATGTAATCCTTCAGCCTACAAGTTCGCCCATGCCACTGGCATAAGGATCTTCCACGTACGAACCTCGCCACCTGCATGGACCCGCAATATCGGCCTGCCGGCCGATACTGCCCACGAGACATCCTGACTCATGGAAACGCATGCCTCCACTCTTTGGCAACATCCGCCCTGCTCCTAGGTTCCCCAAGGTCCCCTAGGAGTGACTCGCTTAGTGCCCCATAAGGCCGGCACCGAGGATGGTGGAGAATCAGACACCATGTaccccctatagagcatattggacaAAACTAGACTTAGTTGGaggaaacatcaaatatccgaGGAGGGGTAACTTCCATAATTAATTCAGAAAAGCTTATAAAAATATGCCGTCAAGTGCATTGAACTCTTTTCGACGTCCCAGACATTTTCTGTGTTCAGATTTTTCTCAAATTCCGAGCCTAAGTGCCTCGAACCTAGAAGTTTGTCTTAATTACAAAACTGCCACATGGACATGCCATTGACAGCCAATCCACCTGCAAACAGCCTGCATGATTGTCACTCGACACCCTCTCTTCGGCATAGCGCCTAGGAAGTATCACGATGGCACAACCATTTGTGCAGCTCGTGACACTGAGCTAGGTTACAATGAGACATATATACTCCAAAGGGAGTAATGAGACAAAAGTCACGTGCAAAACATGTGCacgaaattaaacaaaacgGTGTGCTTCAAATGACTCGTTACATTGATAGAAACTTGTCCTCAAATTTCACTtttcaaaatgagaaaagcACCATGAAGCTTCTCCTCAAGTTCAAATATAAGAACCCAACAGCATATGAGAGATGACATTCTTGAAATTTGAAGCTTAGATAAGCATTGGCAGGTTAACTTGTCCTCAAAAGTAGTGATCCTCCTCACCTGCTCGCCTAAAATAGCCAATTGATCAATAACAACAAATCTATAATCAACACCCGGATACAACTCTTCCCTAAGCGCCAAGCATCATCTTCGGACCCATAATTGTCACGAATGACAAAAGGAAATGGGTGATACAGACACCGCCTAGAAACTTCCAGTATCATTGTCAATAACAATATCAATCCATGTAGACATATAAATGGCAAGCCAATCCATTTGCATACATCCGGGCTTGACCTCAGAATTGCTTCCAAATGTCAAATTTCCCAAATGTATCATCATAGAAGTTCACTTCCCAGCCATGGTATAAATTATAGACAAGAGCTTCCGCTTCAAGCACAATGAGTAAGAAGACAGATAGTAGGTACATGTAATGGTAGCAACCACTTGTTGTAACTGCAACAACATTTCCCGAATATTTGAAAACTCCTTGAAGATTATGATGGTTGAGACTTTTAGTGAGCTTCCGGTACATGAAGGTCCATGTAATGTAATCCCCAACATCTTGCTTCTTGTTCACACTCATTCCACCAACTTCTGCATTTAGATTTTTAAAGATGGTAGAAAATATAATGGAAGAGGTTTTACTAAGATTGGAGAATATATCTCTTCCCTCTACACGTGCATAATATTTTTGACCCATCAATAAAGTTTTAATCACCACCAGAATCTCATGCATATAAGGACGTACCACTTCAGCCAATTTATAGAGCATTCTATCAGTTACCTTAACCAAGAGGTGCCCCATTTGATACTCTAAAGTGAGATGTATTAGCAAAGGCATAATGTTGCACAAGGGACCAACGCCAATGCCAAAGTCATAAGCTGCAGAGAAAGTGTTACCATACACTAATAATTACGAGGCCTGAAACCAAATTTTGGTGCCTCCTAACTATTTTTAGCACATCAAGAGTTGACCAGGAAGACGAGCTTTGCTCATTTTGTCCTTGTCCTGCTCTAGTGCATGAGCCTCAACTTCCAATTGgatttcttcatcaaatctgaCATATCCTCT encodes:
- the LOC126787290 gene encoding uncharacterized protein LOC126787290, encoding MSEHIPKRRKYIDSWFSRRNESSSPNVISEPSVCNPQIDDPLQPSIPEPVQQDNNESLPQDNINDLQRDPGLRCPIWKQPINMRDDIRKAYSLLGPFQPELSFPYSEQGGQQRKFPSSWFKDNPWLEYSITHDKAYCFPCFLFETEENTHKAFTVDGFRNWKRVCPSDNVLLRHVGGVNSAHNAAMQKWDSLRNPAKGIEAVLHSRSLKDVEDNRLRLKAAIEGVRLLANQGVPFRGHDESESSLNQGYFKEVQKAFRRMTPELDRVVLNAPANAKYTSPKIQKQLLNILGNKVRTKIRVEIGHSPYCILVDEALDNSGKEQMAIILRFVDSQGLIRERFFKILSVPNTTSQTLKNEISKVLTMYNLQVRNMRGQGYDGASNMRGIYNGLQALFLEECPYAYFVHCYAHRLQLTLNATAQGVHEIWQFFQTLSLIVNFVDSSAKRHSLLREVRKEEITNLVACGELQTGSGLNQICTLQRACVTQWSSHFRSIKSLVELFSSTKKTLNDMIDQRVEGQAEAILKALRSFEFVFCLLLMNKVMKVTDFLCQTLQRKALDFVQAMNFVRLTKTLLQEMREEGWDDLVKDVESFCEKYDLDMSARYKSGTGRDCQQQNFISIEHHYRIDLFNGLIDYQLSELNKRYSEQALELLILGSTLDPRDDFKSFKTKDVCNLAKKFYPADFDDGEMCTLELECAYYEKDMRSDPKFKKLESIAELCHTLVQTRKSEFFPMLHRLISLVLTIPVSTTTTERAFSAMNIVKNRLRNKMEDEYLGDCLVLHIEKEYAEAINNEEIIHEFKALWNRRVKFS